In Stomoxys calcitrans chromosome 2, idStoCalc2.1, whole genome shotgun sequence, the following proteins share a genomic window:
- the LOC106093903 gene encoding mediator of RNA polymerase II transcription subunit 21, translated as MADRLTQLQDTVNMQAEHFCNAIGIIQQTSYPSKFPNFDRTGSQTPIQNLQQEDYAQLFAQLISRCAKDIDTLIESLPNDDSSAEIQNQSLKRLEVENQEAAERLEEIVDKGEMLLQKIQLALEDIAQAQLDMQISMKDNNTK; from the exons aTGGCCGACCGCTTAACACAGCTCCAAGACACAGTAAATATG CAAGCTGAGCATTTCTGTAATGCAATAG GCATAATTCAACAAACATCATATCCAAGTAAGTTTCCAAATTTTGATCGTACTGGCTCCCAAACACCGATTCAAAACTTGCAGCAAGAAGACTACGCTCAACTATTTGCACAATTAATATCACGCTGTGCGAAAGACATTGATACCCTCATAGAATCACTTCCGAACGATGACAGCTCAGCAGAAATACAAAATCAAAGTTTAAAGCGTCTGGAAGTCGAAAATCAAGAGGCTGCTGAACGCCTggaagaaattgtggacaaaggTGAAATGTTGCTTCAGAAAATTCAATTAGCGCTAGAGGACATTGCACAAGCACAACTAGACATGCAAATATCTATGAAAGACAATAATACAAAATGA
- the LOC106093904 gene encoding cytochrome b-c1 complex subunit 6, mitochondrial translates to MSFRGLWNAITTIPSVRAEDEEAELVDAQTTLRENCQTKGNIEALYNKYQACNDRVNSRSKTTENCMEELFDYVHELDHCVSHSLFSKLK, encoded by the exons ATGTCATTCAGGGGTCTTTGGAACGCTATTACTACCATCCCATCTGTAAGGGCAGAAGATGAAGAAGCAGAATTGGTAGATGCCCAGACAACTTTAAGA GAAAATTGTCAAACAAAGGGAAACATCGAAGCCCTTTACAATAAATATCAAGCATGCAACGATCGAGTTAACAGTCGGTCCAAGACAACTGAGAACTGTATGGAGGAACTTTTTGATTACGTCCATGAATTGGATCACTGCGTTAGCCACAGTCTTTTTTCAAAACTAAAGTAA